From one Chloroherpetonaceae bacterium genomic stretch:
- the lptE gene encoding LPS assembly lipoprotein LptE has translation MKCFRLFFLCLVLPLFASCYSFTGAALPPHIKTIAIPIFNDESRSGVPNLRERLTQELTKRIQTQSPLIIEQSRTEAHSIVEATVTGYSDVPSVIGGQTERATQNRITIRVSATYRDLVKKKTLFRQEFSGVQDYPIGNFIAQQQAIERAILTIADDMLNKILSGW, from the coding sequence ATGAAGTGCTTTAGGCTATTTTTTCTTTGTCTTGTTCTACCACTCTTTGCATCGTGCTACTCCTTTACGGGTGCTGCGCTTCCGCCCCACATCAAGACGATTGCAATTCCAATTTTCAACGATGAATCGCGCAGCGGCGTGCCTAACCTGCGTGAGCGTCTTACGCAAGAGCTTACCAAACGCATTCAGACACAAAGTCCGCTCATCATTGAGCAATCTCGCACAGAGGCACACTCCATTGTAGAAGCCACTGTAACGGGCTACAGCGATGTGCCTAGTGTGATTGGTGGGCAAACAGAGCGCGCTACGCAAAACCGCATCACGATTCGCGTTTCTGCTACTTACCGTGACCTTGTCAAGAAAAAAACTCTTTTTCGGCAAGAGTTCAGTGGCGTGCAAGATTATCCGATTGGTAATTTCATCGCCCAGCAGCAAGCTATTGAGCGCGCCATTCTTACGATTGCAGACGATATGCTTAACAAAATTCTCTCGGGCTGGTAA
- the rlmD gene encoding 23S rRNA (uracil(1939)-C(5))-methyltransferase RlmD: protein MQHTAYQKGACLEVTISDRAEDNRCFARLPDGCCLFVSGLVTIGDTVEVEIVKVKKNYLEAQAKRVLQPSPLRVEPHCSHFGICGGCKWQHLAYSAQLEQKRKQVKDALEHIGGFCNPNVLPAIGATEHFGYRNKVEFSFSNQRFLLESERETTALEKPLDFALGFHAPNRFDKVVDIDECHIAAPEMNQALRVVKAFAQQSMLPAYSIKTNEGFWRHLVVRKAFRTGEVMVNVVTSWYEPTAMTELASALQRELGSCLTSVVNNLTTRRSGVSMGEEEKLIWGKSCITEQLGNLRFNISANSFFQTNTVQAERLYELVRVFAHLEPSDIVYDLYCGTGSISLFVAPHCKKVLGIELVESAIKDAEENARLNAIENASFRRLDLKDFRRIVPELHAFGRPDVVITDPPRAGMHPDAIQTLLQLAPRRVVYVSCNPASLARDGKRLCEKGLYRLCEIQPIDMFPQTNHIESIACFERQH from the coding sequence ATGCAACACACAGCATACCAAAAAGGGGCTTGCCTTGAAGTAACAATTTCTGACCGTGCTGAAGACAATCGTTGCTTTGCAAGGTTGCCTGATGGATGTTGTCTCTTTGTCAGTGGACTCGTTACGATTGGCGACACGGTGGAAGTGGAAATTGTCAAGGTCAAAAAGAATTATTTGGAGGCACAGGCAAAGCGTGTGCTGCAGCCATCGCCCTTGCGTGTTGAACCACACTGTTCGCACTTTGGCATCTGCGGCGGATGCAAGTGGCAACACCTTGCATATAGTGCGCAGCTGGAACAAAAGCGCAAGCAAGTTAAAGATGCCTTGGAGCATATTGGCGGATTTTGTAATCCGAATGTGCTGCCAGCAATCGGGGCAACAGAGCACTTCGGGTATCGCAACAAGGTGGAGTTTTCTTTTTCTAACCAACGCTTCCTGCTGGAATCGGAGCGTGAGACGACGGCTCTGGAAAAGCCGCTAGATTTTGCCTTAGGCTTTCACGCACCCAATCGCTTCGATAAGGTAGTCGACATTGATGAGTGCCACATTGCAGCGCCAGAGATGAATCAAGCGCTGAGGGTAGTCAAAGCGTTTGCGCAGCAGTCTATGCTGCCAGCATATTCCATCAAAACAAACGAAGGATTCTGGCGGCATTTGGTTGTGCGCAAAGCCTTCCGCACAGGTGAGGTGATGGTAAATGTGGTGACATCGTGGTATGAACCCACTGCAATGACCGAACTAGCCAGTGCGCTGCAGCGTGAGCTGGGTAGCTGCCTCACCAGTGTCGTCAATAACTTGACCACGCGCCGCAGTGGCGTCAGTATGGGCGAAGAAGAAAAACTGATTTGGGGCAAAAGTTGTATCACGGAGCAATTAGGCAACTTACGGTTCAACATCTCTGCCAATTCTTTTTTTCAAACCAACACGGTGCAAGCTGAACGGCTCTACGAGCTGGTGCGAGTGTTTGCACATCTTGAGCCCAGCGACATTGTCTATGACCTATACTGTGGCACAGGCTCAATCTCACTTTTTGTAGCCCCGCACTGCAAAAAAGTCTTGGGCATTGAGCTGGTAGAGAGCGCTATCAAGGATGCAGAGGAAAATGCTCGCCTGAATGCGATTGAGAACGCATCGTTTCGGCGCTTGGACCTCAAGGATTTTCGGCGCATTGTGCCTGAACTTCACGCATTTGGCCGTCCTGATGTGGTCATCACCGACCCGCCGCGTGCAGGGATGCACCCTGATGCAATTCAGACGCTTCTGCAGCTTGCCCCGCGCCGAGTTGTCTATGTGAGCTGTAACCCAGCCAGTCTGGCACGCGATGGCAAGCGCCTGTGCGAGAAAGGGCTATATCGCTTGTGCGAAATACAGCCAATTGATATGTTTCCACAAACCAATCACATTGAAAGCATCGCATGCTTCGAGCGTCAACATTAA
- a CDS encoding tetratricopeptide repeat protein: MLRKGGALTLLVVGLASGCLRQNEAEYWHALDLQAARASLPDAFLSTADAYFQFYERHPNSPRAPYALFKSAQMRLSAQKPQQALQHFELLYARYPTSQEGAQALFMMAYIQHNYLDDTATARLLYARFLERYPTHSLAESARFELQHLGQPADQLFSPDTSTSLLPSGISVSIISPPK; this comes from the coding sequence TTGCTGCGAAAAGGAGGGGCTCTGACGCTGCTGGTGGTGGGACTTGCTTCTGGCTGCCTCAGGCAGAATGAAGCCGAATACTGGCACGCATTAGACTTGCAAGCTGCACGGGCCAGTTTGCCTGACGCATTTCTTTCCACCGCCGATGCCTATTTCCAGTTCTATGAACGCCATCCTAATTCACCGCGCGCACCCTATGCGCTTTTTAAGTCTGCACAAATGCGACTTAGCGCCCAGAAACCGCAGCAAGCTCTTCAACACTTTGAGCTACTCTATGCCCGCTATCCAACTTCCCAAGAAGGTGCGCAAGCGCTTTTTATGATGGCTTACATTCAGCATAACTATTTGGATGACACAGCTACTGCTCGCCTACTCTATGCACGTTTTTTGGAACGCTATCCCACACACAGCTTAGCCGAATCTGCACGATTTGAACTGCAGCATTTAGGGCAGCCTGCAGACCAATTGTTTTCGCCAGATACTTCGACCTCCCTTTTGCCAAGTGGCATTTCTGTCTCCATCATATCTCCGCCGAAATGA
- a CDS encoding SDR family oxidoreductase produces MKRLEGKVAVITGSTKGIGKAIAQKFLEEGACVVVSSRSQTNLDAALQALSSPNARGKVCDVSKYSDVEALLAFALKEFGKLDVWINNAGVAEPYRKIVDAPLEAWYEPIEINLKGTYHGCRAVLPYFLAQRRGKIINMAGAGSSEKKFDSTACISGYAASKAAIKRLTFSLAEEYQGLGIEIMLLNPGMVRTEILGTRNPTPEMQKRLERFLKVQDIFAQPPSVAAELAVKMASSWSDGKNGLFLSALDANRARQLLLTYPFRRAFGKIDRQEY; encoded by the coding sequence ATGAAACGCTTAGAAGGAAAAGTCGCTGTCATTACAGGCTCAACGAAGGGGATTGGCAAAGCCATCGCTCAGAAATTTCTTGAGGAAGGCGCTTGCGTAGTTGTCTCATCACGCAGTCAAACCAATCTCGATGCAGCGTTGCAAGCCCTTTCATCGCCGAATGCACGTGGAAAAGTGTGCGATGTTTCGAAGTATTCAGATGTAGAGGCGCTTCTTGCTTTCGCGCTTAAAGAGTTTGGCAAGCTCGATGTGTGGATTAATAACGCTGGCGTAGCAGAACCCTATCGCAAAATCGTCGATGCGCCTTTGGAAGCGTGGTATGAGCCAATTGAAATCAATCTGAAAGGTACTTATCACGGCTGCCGCGCCGTCCTGCCTTATTTTCTCGCACAGCGACGCGGCAAAATTATCAACATGGCTGGCGCAGGCTCCAGCGAAAAAAAGTTCGATAGCACAGCGTGCATTAGCGGTTACGCTGCATCAAAAGCAGCCATCAAGCGCCTTACCTTTTCGCTTGCAGAAGAGTATCAAGGCTTGGGCATTGAGATTATGCTGCTCAATCCGGGAATGGTGCGCACCGAAATTTTGGGCACACGCAACCCAACGCCTGAGATGCAAAAGCGACTTGAGCGCTTTCTAAAGGTGCAAGACATTTTCGCACAGCCACCTAGCGTGGCGGCTGAACTGGCCGTTAAGATGGCTAGCTCTTGGAGTGACGGTAAAAATGGGCTATTTCTTTCTGCACTTGACGCCAACCGCGCTAGACAATTACTTTTGACTTATCCTTTTCGCCGTGCCTTTGGCAAAATCGACCGTCAAGAATACTGA
- the hscA gene encoding Fe-S protein assembly chaperone HscA, whose product MATIPIDIRTGTIKKERIIGIDLGTTNSLVAYMHGDTPAVIFNKHTKERIVPSVVYFSDDFTPIVGSAAKAFLSEHPDRVVYSVKRLMGKAFADVREELPRLSYRVSESESERVCKIAISNGKETRYFTPIEISAMILRELKHWADDYFEEPVTKAVITVPAYFNDAQRQATKDAGKLAGLEVLRIINEPTAAALAYGLDKTKNGTIAVYDLGGGTFDISILKLEDGIFDVLSTNGDTHLGGDDLDQALLTVIAKEIDTALGFDIFTNPHIKQRLRLECERAKRDLTDHTETVLRLDICGKNFDRKLTRDEFEQIIAPVVERTKLPCLKALKDAGLSADDIDAVVLVGGSTRTPFVKRFVSEIFGGKKPYDSLNPEEVVALGAAVQAGVISGDTEDVLLLDITPLSLGIETVGGVFVPIIPRNTKVPIKVAQEFTTSVDNQTGIEIHILQGERELAKDNRSLGKFTLGPLPPLPAGMPRILVTFAIDADGVLTVSAKDQRTGKEQSITVKPTYGLTDEEVERMLLEGFTHAKEDVEQRLLIEAKVEARSIIAAIEKQIAQEAEIFAELPKETQTAIYATLAELKQAVEGNDRQKITELTEKANTLTTPFAQAVMNAAVARALKQKSVDEVA is encoded by the coding sequence ATGGCAACGATTCCAATTGACATTCGCACCGGCACTATCAAGAAAGAGCGCATCATCGGCATTGACTTAGGCACCACCAATAGCCTTGTGGCGTATATGCACGGCGATACCCCTGCCGTTATCTTCAACAAGCATACGAAAGAGCGCATCGTGCCATCGGTGGTTTACTTCAGCGATGATTTTACGCCGATTGTTGGTTCAGCCGCAAAAGCCTTTCTATCTGAGCACCCTGACCGAGTGGTGTATTCAGTGAAGCGCCTGATGGGCAAAGCCTTTGCTGATGTGAGAGAAGAGCTACCGCGCCTTAGTTATCGCGTGAGCGAAAGCGAATCGGAGCGCGTCTGCAAAATTGCAATCAGCAACGGTAAAGAGACACGCTACTTTACCCCGATTGAAATATCCGCCATGATTCTCCGCGAGCTCAAGCACTGGGCAGACGACTACTTCGAAGAGCCTGTCACAAAAGCCGTCATCACCGTGCCTGCCTACTTTAACGATGCACAGCGTCAAGCCACAAAAGACGCAGGCAAACTGGCTGGGCTCGAGGTCTTGCGCATTATCAACGAGCCAACTGCAGCTGCACTGGCTTATGGCTTAGATAAGACCAAGAATGGCACCATTGCAGTCTATGACCTTGGCGGTGGCACATTTGACATCTCTATCCTGAAGCTTGAAGATGGTATCTTCGATGTGCTTTCAACCAACGGCGACACCCATCTTGGCGGCGATGACCTTGACCAAGCCTTGCTGACCGTGATTGCAAAGGAAATCGATACGGCTTTGGGCTTTGACATCTTCACCAATCCACACATTAAGCAACGCTTGCGCCTTGAATGCGAACGTGCCAAGCGCGACCTGACAGACCACACTGAAACCGTTTTGCGCTTAGACATTTGTGGTAAAAATTTTGACCGCAAGCTCACGCGTGATGAGTTTGAGCAAATCATTGCGCCAGTTGTAGAACGCACCAAACTTCCTTGCCTGAAAGCCCTGAAAGATGCAGGGCTTTCTGCAGACGACATTGATGCGGTGGTGTTAGTCGGCGGCTCGACGCGCACACCTTTTGTGAAGCGATTCGTCTCAGAGATTTTTGGTGGCAAAAAGCCGTACGATTCACTTAACCCCGAGGAAGTCGTAGCGCTTGGTGCCGCCGTGCAAGCTGGGGTCATTTCAGGTGATACCGAAGATGTGCTGCTTTTGGATATTACACCGCTCTCTCTGGGCATTGAGACGGTTGGTGGTGTTTTCGTGCCAATTATCCCGCGCAACACCAAAGTGCCCATCAAAGTGGCACAAGAATTTACGACCTCCGTCGATAACCAGACAGGCATTGAAATTCACATCTTACAAGGCGAGCGTGAGCTGGCAAAGGACAACCGTAGCCTTGGGAAATTTACCTTAGGCCCACTACCGCCTCTGCCTGCAGGTATGCCCCGAATTTTGGTAACCTTTGCAATTGATGCCGATGGCGTGCTGACGGTCTCCGCTAAAGACCAGCGCACTGGCAAAGAGCAATCTATCACGGTGAAACCTACTTACGGCTTGACGGACGAAGAAGTCGAGCGTATGCTCTTAGAAGGTTTCACACATGCCAAAGAAGATGTAGAGCAACGCCTGCTGATTGAAGCAAAAGTGGAAGCGCGCAGTATCATCGCTGCAATTGAAAAGCAAATTGCGCAAGAGGCTGAGATTTTTGCAGAGCTGCCCAAGGAAACGCAGACTGCTATTTACGCTACACTGGCGGAACTGAAACAGGCTGTTGAGGGTAACGACCGTCAGAAAATCACAGAACTAACAGAAAAAGCCAACACACTTACTACACCGTTTGCTCAAGCCGTGATGAATGCTGCAGTTGCACGCGCTTTGAAGCAGAAGAGCGTAGATGAGGTAGCATAA
- a CDS encoding pyruvate kinase, with translation MRFKKRELKQILSEIEAILLRTKSLEKKYRKRLESVHPANVLSAKNLVHYLALRASDVRALQHQLSRYGLSSLGRSERHIQATLMAVRAILKALLYGKKVRKISPPISVKKGKALLRRNAAALFGKRPHGSHIAVMVTLSSDAADDETLIRDLVAAGMSCARINCAHDDETIWRKMIAKVRAAEQELGQSCKVCMDMAGPKLRTGPMKQGEQVVHLSPVRDLYGRTVAPAIVYLSPAGVSIEPDMLPVESEWLSNLQENDTVCFTDTRGKAGKLKIEQKVGELWRAKCYDSAYLAAGVELILERSGKRTAVQTLPPREEKIILRVGDTLILHRSPVPGEPAEYDSEGGLVKAAHISCTLPEVFEQVKVGEPILFDDGAIEGVIRQVSSEALTIEITHTTSEVGKLRADKGINLPESNLRLSSLTPKDKEDLRFIVEHADLVSASFINSADDISLLIEELHRLDAPHLGIILKIETQNAFANLHEILLTAMQHYPIGMMIARGDLALEVGWENLASVQEELLRLGEAAHIPIIWATQVLETLAKKGRPSRAEISDAAMAERAEGVMLNKGTHILDTIQMLERIIKSMRPYQEKKTPLLPALQMAVESSLEE, from the coding sequence ATGAGGTTCAAGAAGCGAGAACTGAAGCAGATTCTGTCTGAGATAGAGGCAATTTTGCTGCGCACCAAGTCGCTGGAAAAAAAATACCGCAAGCGGCTTGAGAGTGTTCACCCAGCAAATGTCCTCAGTGCCAAGAACTTGGTACACTACCTTGCGCTGCGCGCGTCAGATGTGCGGGCATTGCAGCATCAGTTAAGTCGTTATGGCTTGTCGAGCTTAGGGCGATCGGAGCGACATATTCAAGCTACACTGATGGCAGTGCGCGCAATTTTGAAAGCGCTGCTTTACGGCAAGAAAGTGCGCAAGATTAGCCCACCGATTTCAGTCAAGAAAGGGAAAGCACTGCTTAGGCGCAATGCTGCAGCGCTTTTCGGCAAAAGGCCGCACGGTAGCCATATTGCTGTAATGGTGACGCTCTCGAGCGATGCGGCGGACGACGAGACCTTGATTAGAGACTTGGTGGCCGCTGGAATGAGCTGTGCAAGAATTAACTGTGCGCACGATGACGAGACCATCTGGCGCAAAATGATTGCAAAGGTCAGAGCGGCTGAGCAGGAGCTGGGTCAGTCGTGCAAAGTATGCATGGATATGGCTGGGCCGAAGTTGCGCACAGGGCCAATGAAACAAGGTGAGCAGGTAGTGCATCTTTCACCCGTGCGCGACCTCTACGGACGCACTGTTGCGCCCGCAATCGTTTATCTGTCGCCAGCAGGAGTCAGCATAGAGCCAGATATGCTGCCCGTAGAATCGGAGTGGCTCAGCAACTTACAGGAAAATGACACGGTGTGCTTTACCGACACACGCGGCAAAGCAGGCAAACTTAAAATAGAGCAAAAGGTAGGAGAGCTTTGGCGCGCTAAGTGCTACGACTCTGCCTACCTTGCAGCAGGCGTAGAGCTTATACTGGAACGTTCAGGCAAGCGCACAGCCGTGCAGACACTACCCCCTCGTGAAGAGAAAATCATCTTGCGAGTAGGCGATACGCTAATTTTGCATCGCAGTCCAGTGCCCGGCGAACCGGCAGAGTACGATAGTGAGGGCGGCTTGGTCAAAGCAGCACATATCTCGTGCACATTGCCAGAAGTCTTTGAGCAAGTAAAAGTCGGTGAGCCAATTCTCTTTGATGATGGCGCCATTGAGGGCGTCATTCGACAAGTGTCCAGCGAGGCATTAACCATTGAGATTACCCACACTACCAGTGAGGTCGGCAAACTGCGAGCCGACAAAGGCATTAACTTGCCTGAAAGCAACCTTCGGCTCAGTAGTCTGACACCGAAGGACAAGGAAGACCTGCGATTTATCGTCGAGCATGCAGATTTGGTAAGTGCGTCGTTCATTAACTCGGCAGATGATATTTCGCTCCTGATTGAAGAGCTGCACCGATTAGATGCGCCGCACTTAGGAATTATTCTGAAAATTGAGACGCAGAACGCCTTTGCAAACCTGCACGAGATTTTGCTAACCGCAATGCAGCACTACCCGATTGGGATGATGATAGCGCGAGGCGACCTTGCACTCGAGGTGGGCTGGGAAAATCTTGCTTCCGTGCAAGAAGAATTGTTGAGACTGGGCGAGGCGGCTCATATTCCAATTATCTGGGCAACGCAGGTTTTAGAAACACTGGCAAAGAAAGGACGACCTTCACGGGCGGAAATCTCCGATGCCGCAATGGCGGAGCGTGCAGAAGGCGTGATGCTAAACAAAGGCACGCATATTCTTGACACCATTCAAATGCTTGAGCGCATTATTAAGTCAATGCGACCCTATCAAGAAAAGAAAACGCCGCTTTTGCCCGCTTTGCAGATGGCAGTTGAAAGCAGCCTCGAGGAATAA
- the bchH gene encoding magnesium chelatase subunit H has product MRKIVAVLAMEHYNHRFWADVKSRLAPHAELQNFTDHDLETQNPSLADALKDADCIFASMITFKSHAEWLRAQVERSRATAVFAFESMPEVMALTKVGSFAPKGTGSGMPESVKKVTKLLVRGRDEDTLYGYLKLLKLMRTLLPLIPDKARDFKNWMQVYAYWLQPISDNIVSMFKLILREYFGAALEVPPLIEIPTMGLYHPDAHLDGTEYFKDIRQFFSWQAKHLRKLGIDEKHAPRVGLLFFRKHLLQERTYIDDIIRAFERKGFYTLPVFVMGVEAHIAVREWLSKAHLDFLVNTMGFGLVGGPAGSTKPGSQTKIAEELLRKLNVPYTVSHPLATQDYNQWGKVGVSPMQATVTYSIPEMDGAVAPVVLGALSKGKMTTVPDRLARLTHLAQKWVALRRKKNSEKRLAFVVYDYPPGLGKKATAALLDVPKSLFAILQRLEKEGYTVGLLPESPEALFEALDAATDPQRMHSSKAALTVTAAEFEELASEREQHKIEARWGKFAGDIAPMPDGSVFIGGLRFGNIFIGVQPRLGVQGDPMRLLFDKQNTPHHQYLAFYRWISRAFKADALIHVGMHGSAEWLPGLQLGMNRKCWSDALLGEVPHFYLYPVNNPSESALAKRRGYAVMISHITPPLARAGLYRELPVLRDMLSDYRERYSQSDPSIEEAIMQTVELLSLNNDLPRKEGEAFSDYASRLYVYLRELEHRLITHSLHTFGQAAPIETQILTVTEVLKAQGLEHTLPSLFLRAFDPQSPFKHYAHLATAARKGDAQAISLREQIDAACTTFTERAVFGKERPIEVWRNLTSTPEISRQTAEALETITHSAKALMNSLADNSHELDALVKALNGEYLPSGPGGDLIRDGLNVLPTGRNIHAIDPWRIPSELAFAKGAQIAEAIIAQHLEEHGTYPETIAEVLWGLDTIKTKGEAVATVIRLIGARPAYDGQNKISHYELIPLEELGRPRIDVLMHLSPVFRDTFGILMNHLDTLIKTAAAANEPEEMNFIKKHVSAALRQGLSFESATARLFTQAPGMYGTYVDDMIEDSAWESDNDLDALFIRRNAFTYGGARNGKKETEALEQLLGTVSRVVHQVDSVEFGISDIDHYFSTSGALKLCAEKRNPTVKAVKLNYVESFTADVKIDEVAKALRVEYRTKLLNPKWYEGMLAHGHSGAAEISNRMTYMLGWDATTKSVDDWVYQKAAEIFALDETMRERLTRLNPQAMKNIVSRLLEASGRGLWQADTETLNKLRELYADLEDRLEGIVN; this is encoded by the coding sequence ATGAGGAAGATTGTAGCTGTGCTGGCAATGGAGCACTACAATCATCGCTTCTGGGCTGATGTCAAATCTCGCTTAGCACCACACGCTGAACTCCAAAACTTTACTGACCACGACCTCGAGACACAGAACCCAAGTCTTGCAGACGCTCTTAAAGATGCAGATTGCATCTTTGCGTCGATGATTACCTTCAAAAGTCACGCTGAGTGGCTAAGAGCACAAGTTGAACGCTCACGTGCCACAGCGGTCTTTGCTTTCGAGTCTATGCCCGAAGTGATGGCGCTAACCAAAGTCGGCTCTTTTGCCCCGAAGGGCACAGGCAGTGGTATGCCCGAGAGTGTAAAGAAGGTTACCAAGCTACTTGTGCGTGGTCGTGATGAAGATACTCTCTATGGTTACCTCAAGCTACTTAAACTGATGCGCACATTGCTTCCACTTATTCCCGACAAGGCAAGGGACTTTAAGAACTGGATGCAAGTCTATGCATACTGGTTGCAGCCGATTTCGGACAATATCGTCTCTATGTTCAAGCTTATTTTGCGTGAGTATTTTGGTGCCGCACTTGAAGTGCCACCGCTGATTGAGATTCCTACCATGGGTCTCTACCACCCTGATGCTCACCTTGATGGCACGGAATACTTCAAGGATATTCGCCAATTTTTCAGCTGGCAAGCCAAACATCTCCGCAAGCTTGGCATTGATGAAAAACATGCTCCACGCGTTGGACTTCTCTTTTTCCGCAAACATTTGCTTCAAGAACGCACCTACATTGACGACATTATTCGGGCTTTTGAAAGAAAAGGCTTCTACACGCTGCCTGTGTTCGTAATGGGTGTGGAGGCACATATCGCTGTGCGTGAGTGGCTATCGAAGGCGCACTTGGATTTTCTTGTCAACACGATGGGCTTTGGACTTGTAGGTGGACCAGCTGGCTCCACAAAGCCCGGCTCACAGACTAAAATCGCCGAAGAGCTACTTAGAAAACTAAACGTGCCATATACCGTCTCGCATCCACTTGCAACGCAGGACTACAACCAGTGGGGCAAAGTGGGCGTCTCGCCAATGCAAGCAACCGTTACCTACTCAATTCCAGAAATGGATGGTGCTGTCGCTCCCGTCGTTCTTGGCGCCCTTTCTAAAGGCAAGATGACCACTGTGCCTGACCGCTTGGCGCGCCTTACTCATCTTGCGCAAAAGTGGGTCGCGCTGCGCCGCAAGAAAAATAGCGAAAAGCGACTGGCTTTTGTGGTCTATGACTATCCACCGGGTTTGGGCAAAAAAGCTACAGCCGCATTGCTGGATGTTCCCAAAAGCCTCTTTGCCATTTTGCAGCGATTGGAAAAAGAAGGCTACACAGTTGGCCTGCTGCCAGAATCTCCTGAAGCACTCTTCGAAGCCTTAGATGCTGCAACTGACCCCCAGCGTATGCATAGCTCTAAGGCAGCACTTACGGTTACGGCCGCTGAGTTCGAAGAGCTTGCATCTGAGCGGGAGCAGCACAAAATTGAGGCACGCTGGGGAAAGTTTGCAGGCGACATTGCCCCCATGCCGGATGGTTCTGTATTCATCGGCGGGCTTCGCTTTGGCAATATCTTCATTGGCGTTCAGCCGCGCCTTGGCGTTCAAGGCGACCCGATGCGATTGCTTTTTGATAAACAAAACACACCACATCACCAATATCTTGCCTTCTACCGTTGGATAAGCCGCGCTTTCAAAGCCGATGCCCTTATCCATGTCGGAATGCATGGCTCTGCCGAGTGGCTGCCCGGTTTGCAGCTCGGTATGAACCGCAAGTGCTGGTCTGATGCCTTGCTTGGTGAAGTGCCGCATTTTTATCTCTACCCCGTTAATAACCCCAGTGAATCTGCTCTTGCTAAGCGACGTGGCTACGCCGTGATGATTTCACACATCACTCCACCCCTTGCACGTGCTGGACTTTATCGCGAACTTCCCGTTCTGCGGGATATGCTTAGCGACTACCGTGAGCGCTATTCCCAGAGCGACCCCAGCATTGAAGAAGCGATTATGCAAACAGTAGAACTGCTTTCGCTCAATAACGACCTTCCACGCAAAGAGGGTGAAGCATTTAGCGACTATGCCAGCCGTCTTTATGTCTATCTTCGAGAGCTTGAGCATCGCTTGATTACCCACTCGCTTCACACTTTTGGGCAAGCTGCACCCATTGAGACACAAATCCTGACGGTAACGGAAGTGCTCAAAGCGCAAGGCTTAGAGCATACACTACCGAGTCTCTTCCTTCGTGCCTTTGACCCGCAAAGCCCCTTCAAGCATTATGCGCATCTTGCTACTGCTGCCCGCAAAGGTGATGCACAAGCGATTTCGCTTCGTGAGCAGATAGATGCGGCATGCACTACCTTCACGGAGCGAGCGGTGTTCGGCAAAGAGCGCCCTATTGAAGTGTGGCGCAACTTAACTTCTACGCCTGAAATTTCACGCCAAACGGCGGAGGCACTAGAGACCATTACACACAGCGCCAAAGCCTTGATGAACAGCTTAGCCGACAACTCCCATGAACTTGACGCACTTGTAAAGGCTCTCAACGGAGAGTATTTGCCCTCTGGACCTGGCGGCGACCTCATTCGCGATGGGCTAAATGTATTGCCTACAGGCAGAAACATTCACGCTATTGACCCGTGGCGCATTCCATCGGAACTGGCTTTTGCAAAAGGCGCACAAATTGCTGAGGCTATTATCGCTCAACATCTGGAAGAACATGGCACTTATCCGGAAACCATTGCAGAGGTTCTTTGGGGCTTGGACACCATTAAGACCAAAGGCGAAGCGGTTGCAACGGTGATTCGTCTTATTGGTGCGCGTCCTGCTTATGACGGTCAAAATAAAATCTCGCATTATGAACTTATCCCACTCGAAGAACTTGGTCGTCCCCGCATTGATGTCCTGATGCACCTTTCACCTGTCTTTCGTGACACATTCGGTATCTTGATGAATCATCTCGATACCCTTATCAAAACCGCTGCTGCAGCCAATGAACCTGAAGAAATGAATTTTATCAAGAAGCATGTCAGCGCTGCTTTGCGTCAAGGTCTTTCGTTTGAGAGCGCTACGGCTCGGCTTTTTACCCAAGCCCCTGGTATGTATGGCACATATGTTGACGATATGATTGAAGACTCTGCGTGGGAGAGCGACAACGACCTTGATGCACTGTTCATTCGCCGCAATGCATTCACCTATGGTGGTGCTCGAAATGGCAAGAAAGAAACTGAGGCACTGGAACAGTTGCTTGGCACAGTTTCCCGCGTGGTGCATCAGGTTGATTCAGTTGAGTTTGGCATTTCGGATATTGACCACTACTTCTCTACTTCAGGTGCGCTCAAGCTCTGCGCTGAAAAGCGTAACCCTACAGTGAAAGCGGTGAAACTGAATTATGTAGAATCCTTCACGGCAGATGTGAAGATTGACGAGGTAGCGAAAGCCTTACGAGTGGAGTATCGGACAAAACTTCTCAACCCCAAGTGGTATGAAGGAATGCTGGCACATGGACATAGCGGTGCGGCAGAAATCTCGAACCGCATGACTTATATGCTGGGTTGGGACGCCACTACAAAGAGCGTCGATGACTGGGTCTATCAGAAAGCTGCCGAGATCTTTGCTCTCGACGAGACGATGCGTGAGCGGCTGACTCGGCTCAATCCACAAGCAATGAAAAACATTGTCAGTCGTTTGCTTGAAGCCAGCGGTCGTGGCTTGTGGCAAGCCGATACCGAGACGCTCAATAAACTGCGCGAGCTATACGCCGATTTAGAAGACCGCCTCGAGGGTATTGTGAATTAG